A single genomic interval of Terriglobus albidus harbors:
- a CDS encoding carotenoid biosynthesis protein gives MPVNRPKNDQNRLLLWGLLLLYLIGRTLQLFAGRVPNLILVIFHVVPPALFAVVHGARVYRSRGVLVFTCLSLGVGALFESVSLRTGFPFGHYRFTGLMGPKIFDLPILLALAYVGMGYLSWVVSVALAGGENRSLSGGRIVWTPMIASFVMTTWDLSMEAIWADVDHGWVWRDGGSYYGVPTSNFLGWLLTTYVFYQLFAFYLRNQKTLPARRNHYLPAILFYALSALGNLLVIAPSSLGNVFVDATGKQWMISSILHTSRLVSIFLMAPLSLVACVSLYISGRPRNADCC, from the coding sequence ATGCCGGTGAATCGCCCGAAGAACGATCAGAACCGGCTCCTGCTATGGGGACTGCTGCTTCTGTACCTGATAGGCAGGACTCTGCAGCTCTTTGCAGGGAGGGTACCGAACCTCATCCTTGTTATCTTCCATGTGGTTCCTCCTGCACTCTTCGCTGTGGTGCACGGAGCACGCGTCTACCGTTCGCGTGGCGTACTTGTCTTCACATGCCTGTCTCTCGGGGTTGGAGCACTTTTTGAAAGCGTGAGCTTACGGACGGGCTTTCCGTTTGGCCATTACCGATTCACCGGCCTGATGGGACCGAAGATCTTTGACCTTCCCATACTGCTTGCTCTGGCCTATGTCGGGATGGGTTATTTGTCGTGGGTCGTCAGCGTTGCACTTGCGGGCGGCGAAAACAGATCGCTGTCGGGCGGAAGAATCGTCTGGACACCTATGATCGCCAGTTTCGTCATGACCACCTGGGACCTCTCGATGGAAGCAATCTGGGCGGATGTCGATCACGGCTGGGTTTGGCGCGATGGCGGCTCGTATTATGGAGTGCCGACCAGCAACTTCCTGGGCTGGCTTCTGACTACATACGTCTTCTATCAGCTATTCGCGTTCTATCTCCGAAACCAAAAGACCCTGCCAGCGCGCAGGAACCATTACCTTCCAGCCATTTTGTTTTACGCTCTATCTGCACTGGGAAATCTCCTGGTGATCGCGCCTTCTTCGTTGGGAAACGTTTTCGTAGACGCTACAGGCAAACAATGGATGATTTCGAGCATTCTTCACACATCTCGTCTCGTTTCCATTTTCCTGATGGCGCCTTTGAGCCTGGTGGCTTGCGTCTCTCTGTACATCTCGGGACGCCCTCGCAACGCAGACTGCTGTTGA
- a CDS encoding cytoplasmic protein, whose amino-acid sequence MATSPVTAADPITCDPEHYTVEFENEKVRVLRIRYGPHEKSPMHSHPPLVGIFLTPHHSRHILANGEVLNMQGNAGDVQYLDSIQHAPENMSDEPFEVIAVELKS is encoded by the coding sequence ATGGCAACGTCACCAGTAACGGCTGCCGACCCAATCACCTGCGATCCTGAGCATTACACGGTGGAATTCGAGAACGAAAAGGTCAGAGTGCTCCGGATTCGATATGGACCCCACGAAAAGTCACCCATGCACAGCCACCCGCCTCTCGTAGGTATCTTTCTAACTCCTCATCACAGCCGTCATATCTTGGCGAATGGCGAGGTTCTTAACATGCAGGGCAACGCGGGAGACGTCCAATACCTGGACAGCATCCAACACGCTCCAGAAAATATGAGCGATGAACCCTTTGAGGTGATTGCAGTCGAGTTGAAATCCTGA
- a CDS encoding VOC family protein, with protein MASQYKGVPEGASAIIPRLYCSDVETEIEFCCDVLGAVEGVRRPGPDGRAQHAMLLFGSAMLMIEGENPEVPTRPPNPDGSSPVVIYLYVEDVDTTVERALKRGCRLVVPVETHFWGDRIGWVQDPAGHMWTIATRVEQTTEDQRRERWSTILSGDASTPNP; from the coding sequence ATGGCAAGTCAATACAAAGGTGTTCCCGAGGGAGCCTCAGCCATTATCCCGAGGCTCTACTGTAGCGACGTTGAGACAGAGATCGAGTTCTGTTGCGACGTGCTTGGCGCAGTCGAAGGCGTCCGTCGGCCAGGCCCTGACGGGCGGGCACAGCATGCGATGTTGCTATTCGGCTCAGCGATGCTCATGATTGAGGGCGAAAACCCGGAGGTTCCAACTCGCCCCCCAAATCCTGACGGAAGCTCTCCCGTTGTCATCTATCTTTACGTGGAAGATGTCGACACGACTGTTGAACGGGCACTAAAGCGCGGCTGCAGGCTTGTGGTACCGGTAGAAACGCATTTCTGGGGAGACCGGATTGGATGGGTTCAGGATCCGGCCGGGCATATGTGGACAATCGCGACACGCGTTGAGCAGACAACGGAAGATCAGCGCCGTGAGCGTTGGTCGACGATCTTGTCTGGAGACGCGAGTACACCAAATCCCTGA
- a CDS encoding SDR family NAD(P)-dependent oxidoreductase codes for MRSLQGRVAVVTGGTKGVGRGIAAELAAQGARVFVTGRSIREGPHDETKIVGIRCDHRDDREVVNAFERVATESSAIDVLVNNVWGGYEQMMEGGVFTWSKPFWEQPIWRWDAMFAAGVRAHYFASQLAARSMVARQSGLIVNLSFWSAQKRIGNVAYGVSKAATDKMTADMAEELRSYGVAVVSLYPGMVRTEKVMEAAAWLDLSNSESPEFIGRAISALAADQDVMRHTGKVLVAAQLGIDYGFSDIDGKTPRPLKLDEV; via the coding sequence ATGAGATCGCTTCAAGGCAGAGTCGCTGTTGTTACAGGTGGCACGAAAGGCGTTGGACGCGGAATCGCTGCTGAACTCGCTGCCCAAGGGGCGCGAGTATTCGTGACAGGCCGATCCATCAGAGAAGGGCCTCACGACGAAACGAAGATCGTGGGCATTCGATGTGATCACAGAGACGATCGGGAGGTTGTGAACGCCTTCGAACGAGTCGCCACAGAAAGCAGCGCCATCGATGTCCTGGTGAACAATGTCTGGGGCGGCTACGAGCAGATGATGGAAGGTGGCGTGTTTACCTGGAGCAAGCCATTCTGGGAGCAGCCAATCTGGCGCTGGGATGCGATGTTCGCCGCTGGTGTGCGCGCCCACTATTTTGCGAGTCAACTTGCGGCCCGATCGATGGTGGCTCGCCAAAGTGGACTGATCGTGAATCTATCGTTCTGGTCTGCACAGAAGCGCATTGGCAACGTCGCATACGGCGTATCAAAAGCTGCCACGGACAAAATGACCGCGGACATGGCGGAGGAACTTAGGTCATATGGCGTCGCCGTCGTGTCTCTTTACCCCGGTATGGTCAGAACAGAAAAGGTGATGGAAGCTGCGGCGTGGCTGGATCTCAGCAACTCGGAATCCCCGGAATTTATTGGACGCGCAATCAGCGCGCTTGCCGCCGATCAAGACGTTATGAGACACACGGGAAAAGTACTTGTGGCGGCTCAATTAGGAATTGACTACGGATTCTCCGACATCGATGGCAAAACTCCACGTCCGCTCAAACTCGACGAGGTCTAG
- a CDS encoding histidine-type phosphatase, with protein sequence MSSSKFLLLTIVSGLLASGQAADAVTRKPGHPMDEQLVMTVVLSRHGVRSPTWAPERLNRYSATPWPTWQAQPGYLTDRGFQLLERFGSYNRAALAQHGLLSSEGCSDASSVYIWADTDQRTLESGKALAKGLFPACPPEVHSQPGGGNDPIFHARDTAPTARQTQQIQQDLQARIPAAMAKADPLIDEMQQILQGCKPGVACTPARKPEHLLRESATAVSPGRGDRAVDLLGPLPLASSFSEDLLLEYADDMPEQQLGWGNAGSSEVKHILDLHTIYFDLIHRTPSMAQLEATSMLRHIAMTLSQRATGTPSPDAVGPGDAKVVYFVGHDTNLAGVASLLGVHWKLDGRDDDTPPGTQLAFQLWRVGHRYEIRIQVAMQTLEQMRHLEQLTLTSPPARQELTVPTCAPQQCNVEQFVSLHP encoded by the coding sequence TTGTCCTCATCGAAGTTCCTTCTATTGACCATCGTCAGTGGTCTGCTCGCTTCCGGGCAGGCCGCTGACGCCGTTACGCGCAAGCCAGGCCATCCCATGGACGAACAACTCGTCATGACAGTCGTCCTGTCGCGGCATGGTGTGCGTTCTCCTACGTGGGCTCCGGAACGTCTAAACCGTTACTCTGCTACTCCCTGGCCCACGTGGCAGGCACAACCCGGCTATCTGACGGATCGCGGCTTCCAGCTCCTGGAACGCTTCGGCAGCTATAACCGTGCCGCATTGGCACAACACGGCCTGTTGTCGTCTGAAGGATGCAGCGATGCGTCGTCTGTCTATATCTGGGCCGATACCGATCAGCGCACCCTTGAGAGCGGCAAGGCTCTCGCCAAGGGTCTGTTTCCTGCATGTCCGCCTGAGGTCCATTCACAGCCCGGCGGAGGCAACGACCCTATCTTTCACGCTCGTGACACGGCACCAACCGCGCGGCAGACCCAGCAGATACAACAGGACCTTCAAGCCAGAATTCCCGCCGCGATGGCAAAGGCCGATCCGCTGATCGATGAGATGCAACAGATCCTGCAGGGCTGTAAGCCCGGCGTCGCCTGCACACCGGCTCGCAAGCCGGAACACCTGCTGCGCGAGAGTGCGACGGCAGTCTCTCCGGGTCGCGGCGACCGGGCGGTCGATCTTCTCGGCCCGCTGCCGCTGGCTTCATCCTTCTCCGAAGACCTTTTGCTGGAGTACGCCGACGACATGCCGGAGCAGCAGCTCGGCTGGGGCAATGCCGGCTCCTCTGAGGTGAAACACATCCTCGACCTGCACACCATCTACTTCGACCTGATCCACCGCACGCCGTCGATGGCGCAGCTTGAAGCCACCAGCATGCTGCGTCACATCGCGATGACGCTCTCGCAGCGCGCCACCGGTACACCATCGCCGGATGCCGTCGGCCCTGGCGATGCGAAGGTTGTCTACTTCGTCGGGCATGATACCAATCTGGCCGGCGTCGCCTCGCTGCTGGGAGTCCACTGGAAGCTGGATGGCCGCGACGATGACACGCCGCCGGGAACTCAGCTCGCCTTCCAGCTATGGCGAGTCGGCCACCGCTATGAGATCCGCATTCAGGTCGCCATGCAGACGCTCGAGCAGATGCGTCATCTGGAACAACTTACGCTCACCTCGCCGCCTGCTCGACAGGAGCTGACAGTGCCCACCTGCGCGCCGCAGCAATGCAATGTGGAGCAGTTTGTCTCGCTCCACCCGTAG
- a CDS encoding dihydrofolate reductase family protein, which produces MAKLIYMMNTSLDGYTEDEQGGFGWAAPKDEEVHTWIFNHVSSFRTCLYGRKVYETMLYWETAHTIPDQPQFVLDFARQWQAAEKVVYSRTLTEPRSAHTRIERSFDPDSVRKLKADTGHDIAVAGPELAAWAIQAGIVDEFQMRICPVVVGGGKRYFPSGVRLDLELIEERRFRNGEIFLRYAVRGQSE; this is translated from the coding sequence ATGGCAAAGCTGATCTACATGATGAACACGTCACTCGATGGTTACACCGAAGACGAGCAGGGTGGCTTCGGCTGGGCCGCTCCCAAAGACGAAGAGGTGCATACCTGGATCTTCAACCATGTCTCATCATTCCGTACCTGTCTCTACGGACGGAAAGTCTACGAAACGATGCTCTACTGGGAGACCGCGCACACGATTCCCGACCAGCCGCAGTTCGTGCTCGATTTTGCCAGGCAGTGGCAGGCGGCCGAGAAGGTCGTTTACTCGAGAACTCTCACTGAGCCGCGCAGCGCACACACAAGAATCGAGCGATCCTTCGATCCAGATTCGGTCCGCAAGTTGAAGGCGGATACCGGGCATGACATCGCCGTGGCAGGCCCTGAACTAGCCGCATGGGCGATACAGGCGGGAATCGTCGACGAGTTTCAGATGCGTATCTGTCCCGTGGTCGTCGGCGGCGGAAAACGGTACTTCCCGAGCGGTGTCCGGCTGGACCTGGAGCTGATCGAGGAGCGGCGGTTCCGCAACGGTGAGATCTTCCTGCGGTATGCGGTCCGCGGCCAATCGGAGTGA
- a CDS encoding Gfo/Idh/MocA family protein, whose amino-acid sequence MSKPTEKSSSLKAAETAALSRVGRREFLKTSSLAAGAIAFGAPAFVRGQNLNSKLNIACVGIGGKGRSDTDACAGENIVALCDVDAGSAAYETQTKKYPSAKFYKDFRQMLDQMGNQIDAVTVSTPDHMHAIVASMAMKKNKAVFCQKPLTQTIYEARYLREMAHDRKLVTQMGNQGSATDGLRRAVETIQDGLIGQVHEVHVWTNRPVWPQGMERPDGEDPVPATLDWDTWIGPATMRPYKDRRKPNDREGIYAPFNWRGWQDFGTGALGDMACHTVNMPFRALDLDYPTEIEAMPLGPMNKESYPLGSKIRFDFPKREGRIPLEHPHLFHHYKKIEHDAVTLWWYDGGQPDPGARGGHDLSNKPPIELTADIVALHGKVPDSGCLLIGDGGMVFSPDDYGTNFFVKLKGEEKFVHYLKHPAMAQYPERIPRNHHAGNNVVAHAQEWLTAIKENKPEMCYSRFDVAARLTEIMLLGCVSLRAGHKIEWDGPKMVAKNCPEAAQFIRRQDRSGWVLS is encoded by the coding sequence GTGTCGAAACCAACCGAAAAATCCTCCTCCCTGAAAGCTGCTGAGACGGCTGCGCTTTCGCGTGTCGGCCGCCGTGAATTTCTCAAAACGAGTTCTCTGGCTGCTGGTGCGATCGCGTTTGGTGCGCCTGCATTTGTGCGCGGACAAAATCTCAACAGCAAGCTGAACATTGCCTGCGTCGGAATCGGTGGGAAAGGCCGCAGCGATACCGATGCCTGCGCCGGTGAGAACATCGTCGCGTTGTGCGACGTGGATGCAGGTTCCGCGGCGTATGAGACTCAGACCAAAAAGTATCCAAGCGCGAAGTTTTACAAAGACTTCCGGCAGATGTTGGATCAGATGGGCAACCAGATCGATGCAGTGACGGTTTCGACACCGGATCACATGCATGCGATTGTGGCGTCGATGGCGATGAAGAAGAACAAGGCGGTGTTCTGCCAGAAACCGCTGACGCAAACGATCTATGAGGCGCGTTATCTGCGGGAGATGGCGCACGACAGAAAGCTCGTGACACAGATGGGCAATCAGGGCAGCGCCACGGACGGTCTGCGCCGCGCAGTGGAGACGATCCAGGACGGGCTCATCGGACAAGTGCATGAGGTGCACGTTTGGACGAACCGCCCGGTCTGGCCCCAGGGAATGGAGCGCCCGGACGGAGAAGATCCGGTTCCTGCGACCTTAGATTGGGATACCTGGATTGGCCCGGCGACGATGCGGCCCTATAAGGATCGCCGCAAGCCAAACGATCGGGAAGGAATTTACGCGCCGTTTAACTGGCGTGGCTGGCAGGATTTCGGCACCGGCGCGCTGGGTGATATGGCTTGCCACACGGTCAACATGCCGTTTCGAGCTTTAGATCTCGATTACCCGACGGAGATCGAAGCGATGCCTCTTGGCCCAATGAACAAGGAATCGTATCCCCTCGGTTCCAAGATTCGCTTCGACTTTCCTAAGCGCGAAGGTCGCATCCCCCTCGAGCATCCGCATCTGTTCCACCATTACAAAAAGATTGAGCATGACGCGGTGACACTGTGGTGGTACGACGGAGGCCAACCCGACCCGGGAGCCCGTGGCGGGCACGACCTGAGCAACAAGCCGCCGATCGAACTGACCGCCGACATCGTGGCCCTGCACGGCAAAGTTCCCGACAGCGGTTGCCTGCTGATTGGTGACGGAGGCATGGTCTTTTCGCCGGACGATTATGGGACCAATTTCTTCGTGAAGCTGAAAGGTGAAGAGAAATTCGTTCACTACCTCAAGCACCCGGCAATGGCGCAGTATCCGGAGCGGATTCCTCGCAACCATCACGCCGGGAATAACGTTGTTGCTCATGCCCAGGAATGGCTCACTGCTATCAAGGAAAACAAACCCGAGATGTGCTACTCGCGTTTTGACGTCGCAGCGCGTCTGACGGAGATCATGCTGCTCGGCTGCGTGTCATTGCGTGCCGGCCATAAGATCGAATGGGATGGACCGAAGATGGTTGCGAAAAATTGCCCTGAGGCGGCGCAGTTTATACGGCGGCAGGATCGTTCCGGTTGGGTTCTTTCCTGA
- a CDS encoding response regulator transcription factor: protein MNSLTKYRILVVEDDPRMVELLRQGLRERGHTVATATNARDGQELSLSQQFDTVILDIGLPDRSGITVAEELRSHRDRPAVIMLTAFREEDQIVTGLDSGADDYLTKPFSFDELQARILSVGRRNQMRRATEVNFGVFTLDMEKHRLHARYREVHLTRSEYLALRELALHLGETVSRRQLMIAVWGTTEISQGALDTMMGTLREKLHAVEPEVMSTRRGLGYSLRRETTC from the coding sequence ATGAACTCTCTGACCAAATACCGCATTCTGGTTGTCGAGGATGACCCTCGCATGGTGGAGCTGCTGCGTCAGGGCCTGCGGGAACGCGGCCATACGGTAGCGACCGCGACCAATGCGCGGGACGGGCAGGAGCTCTCGCTCTCTCAGCAGTTCGATACGGTGATTCTGGATATCGGGCTTCCCGATCGCAGTGGAATTACGGTTGCCGAAGAGCTTCGCAGTCATCGTGATCGTCCGGCAGTCATTATGCTGACGGCCTTCCGTGAGGAAGACCAGATCGTCACCGGGCTTGATTCTGGAGCAGACGACTACCTGACGAAGCCGTTCTCGTTCGATGAGCTGCAGGCACGCATTCTTTCCGTAGGCCGGCGTAACCAGATGCGGCGAGCGACGGAGGTCAATTTCGGCGTCTTCACATTGGACATGGAGAAGCACCGGCTGCATGCCCGCTATCGCGAGGTACATCTCACCCGCAGCGAATACCTGGCGTTGCGCGAGCTCGCGCTGCATCTGGGAGAGACGGTCTCCAGGCGCCAGCTCATGATTGCAGTCTGGGGAACCACAGAGATTAGCCAGGGAGCGCTGGATACGATGATGGGTACATTGCGTGAGAAGCTGCACGCCGTGGAGCCCGAGGTCATGTCGACGCGCCGAGGCCTGGGATACAGTCTGCGGCGGGAGACGACATGCTGA
- a CDS encoding TonB-dependent receptor, protein MPMIRRAFLAAIVLLTGFFVRTPAIAQTGTAAVAGSVVDQTGSIVAGARVTLTPTGVSGVTNPQGYFRLPAVAAGKYTLTISYVGFEPQMKDIEVTAGKDLNLDLKLVVANTKEEILVTAERPHGEAEAINLTRNADNILQVLPAEVITSLPNANVADAIGRLPSVTLYRIEGEGVYVQVRGTEPRLTNVTVDGITIPSPEPTVRQVRLDVLPATLVEAVEINKTLSASQDADGIGGSVNLRTKVAEEQPTVNLYGNGGYTPIENWRGSYSFGGTVGRRFGTAKRWGLLGNAAYDYNGRGIDNIQPALDPRSTFAQPFYDNDTVREYRYYRHRYGFAGSADYRINDDSSLFARGLYSDFKDWGDKWYYQPVSTVISSTGALPSTTASSPNPKFYTSSKRPEASVGALILGGRHAGHDALFVWELASARSYEISSAGNPKADFSWIGPSLTCNYSPSAQTNPNRPTFGACDGPNSPLQNASYWIFKDITTSRGSTSQLNLSASTWYARNYSAGGHFGTLQAGFKITNAHKSQNATETVYDGWSTKAGSSTPTMAQLQSDFQSNNYYDGSYFGGKYGPVSDFNLVSAYTLKNFSNYVDGIKTAAATYPNIFHTIERITAGYLMNTIDFGKLHVQAGLRFEGTQMDTAGYNVTLYAAGSSKCGGTNNTGCGVPTPVSNNPSYLDVLPSVQLRYSLTRDSGLRAVVARGIARPDAYQLVPYITEDSSASPVTVAIGNPSLRPTHAVNYDLLYERYFNPLGMIQAGFFFKQLNAPQLLTTIPGTLDLSKFPAGYFPPTVQQAIQQYPGDSITQYVNGQNAWLYGFELSFQQHLNYLPGPMRGLGISANYSYTNSREKGVPLRNDHPTLIDQAPHTWNISPTYDTKRLSVRAGLTYNGASRFSYNWVSPTYVAGSDPNNLGPNGPTGDVYTLTHFQVDAQASYRVFRGWSATISGLNLNNEVFGYYTGSTQFVNQREYYKPTITAGFRYNFGSRLEAR, encoded by the coding sequence ATGCCGATGATTCGACGGGCCTTTCTTGCAGCCATCGTGCTGCTTACCGGGTTCTTTGTTCGCACTCCAGCAATCGCACAGACGGGCACGGCCGCAGTTGCCGGCTCGGTCGTCGATCAGACGGGCTCGATCGTTGCCGGAGCGCGAGTCACGTTGACCCCAACGGGAGTCTCGGGTGTCACCAATCCGCAGGGCTACTTCAGACTGCCGGCGGTTGCTGCGGGCAAGTACACCCTGACCATCTCCTACGTCGGCTTTGAGCCGCAGATGAAAGACATCGAGGTAACAGCCGGCAAGGACCTGAATCTCGATCTGAAGCTTGTGGTCGCCAATACCAAGGAAGAGATTCTGGTTACGGCGGAGCGTCCGCACGGCGAGGCCGAAGCCATCAACCTGACTCGCAATGCAGACAACATTCTGCAGGTGCTGCCGGCCGAGGTAATCACCAGTCTGCCGAACGCCAATGTCGCCGATGCTATCGGCCGTCTGCCCTCGGTCACGCTCTACCGCATTGAAGGTGAGGGCGTTTATGTACAGGTGCGCGGCACCGAGCCCCGGCTTACCAACGTGACCGTCGACGGTATTACGATCCCTTCACCTGAGCCGACCGTTCGCCAGGTACGTCTGGATGTTCTGCCGGCAACGCTGGTGGAAGCGGTCGAGATCAATAAAACACTCTCAGCCAGTCAGGATGCCGACGGCATTGGCGGATCTGTCAATCTGCGCACCAAGGTCGCCGAAGAACAGCCAACGGTGAACCTCTACGGCAACGGCGGTTATACTCCGATCGAAAACTGGCGCGGCTCCTACAGCTTTGGCGGAACCGTCGGGCGCCGCTTTGGCACAGCCAAGCGCTGGGGCCTGCTGGGTAATGCGGCGTATGACTACAACGGCCGCGGCATCGACAACATTCAGCCCGCGCTCGATCCGCGTTCCACGTTCGCGCAGCCCTTCTACGACAACGACACCGTCCGCGAGTATCGCTACTACCGCCATCGCTATGGTTTTGCCGGCAGCGCCGACTATCGCATCAACGACGACTCCAGCCTCTTTGCCCGCGGTCTCTATTCGGACTTCAAGGACTGGGGCGACAAATGGTATTACCAGCCTGTCTCCACAGTGATCTCCTCTACCGGCGCCCTTCCCAGCACCACAGCCTCCTCGCCGAACCCGAAGTTCTATACCTCCAGCAAACGCCCTGAAGCCTCAGTCGGAGCGTTGATTCTCGGCGGCCGTCATGCCGGACACGATGCACTGTTCGTATGGGAGCTTGCCTCCGCCCGTTCCTACGAGATCAGCTCAGCCGGTAACCCCAAAGCCGACTTCTCGTGGATTGGCCCTTCGCTGACCTGCAACTACAGCCCTTCGGCACAGACCAATCCGAATCGCCCGACGTTCGGCGCGTGCGACGGACCAAACTCACCGCTGCAAAACGCCTCCTACTGGATCTTCAAAGACATTACGACCTCACGCGGCTCCACATCGCAGTTGAATCTCTCCGCTTCAACCTGGTACGCACGCAACTACAGCGCGGGCGGACACTTCGGCACACTGCAGGCGGGCTTCAAAATCACCAACGCGCACAAGAGCCAGAATGCGACCGAGACGGTCTATGACGGCTGGTCCACCAAGGCCGGATCGAGCACACCGACGATGGCCCAGTTGCAGAGCGACTTCCAGAGCAACAACTACTACGATGGCTCATACTTCGGCGGCAAGTATGGTCCGGTCTCTGACTTCAACCTGGTCTCTGCCTATACGTTGAAGAACTTCTCTAACTACGTCGACGGCATCAAGACCGCCGCTGCTACGTATCCGAACATCTTCCACACCATCGAGCGCATCACCGCCGGATACCTGATGAACACCATCGACTTCGGCAAGCTGCATGTGCAGGCGGGACTTCGCTTCGAAGGTACGCAGATGGATACGGCGGGTTACAACGTCACACTGTATGCCGCCGGATCATCCAAATGCGGCGGCACCAATAACACCGGTTGCGGCGTTCCGACACCGGTTTCGAACAATCCTTCCTACCTTGACGTTCTGCCCAGCGTGCAGTTGCGCTACTCGCTCACGCGTGACTCCGGCCTGCGTGCGGTTGTCGCTCGCGGCATCGCGCGGCCCGATGCCTACCAGCTTGTTCCCTACATCACGGAAGACAGCTCGGCCAGCCCGGTAACGGTGGCCATCGGTAACCCGTCTCTGCGTCCGACGCATGCCGTGAACTACGACCTGCTCTATGAGCGGTACTTCAATCCGCTGGGCATGATCCAGGCAGGGTTCTTCTTCAAACAGCTCAACGCGCCACAGTTGCTGACAACCATTCCGGGGACGCTCGATCTCAGCAAGTTCCCTGCCGGCTATTTCCCGCCGACAGTGCAACAGGCGATTCAGCAGTATCCCGGCGACTCCATCACGCAGTACGTCAATGGCCAGAACGCCTGGCTCTATGGTTTTGAGCTTAGCTTCCAGCAGCACCTGAACTATCTGCCCGGCCCCATGCGCGGGCTCGGCATCTCGGCGAACTACAGCTATACCAACTCGCGTGAAAAAGGCGTGCCGCTGCGTAACGATCATCCCACGCTGATCGATCAAGCGCCACATACATGGAACATCAGCCCGACGTATGACACCAAGCGTCTTTCCGTGCGTGCTGGTCTTACCTACAACGGAGCCAGCCGCTTCAGCTACAACTGGGTCTCGCCGACGTATGTCGCTGGCTCCGATCCGAACAACCTCGGCCCCAACGGCCCAACGGGCGATGTCTACACGCTTACTCACTTCCAGGTCGACGCACAGGCAAGCTACCGCGTCTTCCGCGGATGGAGCGCGACCATCTCCGGCCTGAACCTGAATAACGAAGTCTTCGGCTACTACACCGGCAGCACCCAGTTTGTGAACCAGCGCGAATACTACAAGCCCACCATCACCGCCGGCTTCCGTTACAACTTCGGATCCAGGCTGGAAGCCAGGTAG